The following are from one region of the Marivirga tractuosa DSM 4126 genome:
- a CDS encoding MobC family plasmid mobilization relaxosome protein, whose amino-acid sequence MEKENNKGGRPRVAVQKKKRITLNCTSAEYRAIKSKAERSNLSLSDYCLRSAMAKPLPKVYSPERVDELRKLAGMANNLNQIAHSVNAGERLKLSSLQDLEQIRELLSKLK is encoded by the coding sequence ATGGAAAAAGAGAACAACAAAGGCGGACGGCCACGAGTGGCAGTCCAGAAGAAAAAGCGAATTACCCTTAACTGCACATCAGCAGAATATCGGGCAATCAAGAGCAAAGCCGAAAGGTCAAACTTGAGCCTTTCCGACTATTGCCTACGGTCAGCAATGGCAAAGCCCTTGCCGAAAGTTTACAGCCCCGAGCGAGTGGACGAGCTCCGCAAGCTTGCAGGGATGGCAAACAACCTCAACCAAATAGCGCACAGCGTGAACGCAGGGGAAAGGCTAAAGCTTTCCTCCCTGCAAGACTTGGAGCAGATACGAGAACTTTTAAGCAAGCTAAAATGA
- a CDS encoding relaxase/mobilization nuclease domain-containing protein, with protein MIGKTGTGRSFGGLIEYLLDEKKEAEILAVDGVCDHDKKTAIEDFNMMRKQLPTLGKAVWHSSISFAEGDNMSNEEMKEIASEFMQEMGLENTQYMVVKHNDSKHQHLHIVANRVNYEGKAISDSHSKRKTVDRCEKIAKKHGLTNAKEQGNQRKEAIKKTIYQGIDQGKDLAGIMKGVEKLGYTVQYNQAKTGKISGVSYKMEDKGIIFKASEIDRNLSYTKLLRHIEEHKEREKTKQKQQDKSKNISTKRSIDQSKGMSR; from the coding sequence ATGATAGGAAAGACAGGCACAGGCAGAAGCTTCGGAGGACTGATAGAATACCTTCTGGACGAAAAGAAGGAAGCGGAGATCCTCGCAGTCGATGGAGTTTGCGACCATGACAAAAAAACGGCTATTGAGGATTTCAACATGATGCGAAAACAATTGCCAACACTAGGAAAAGCGGTTTGGCACAGCTCTATTTCCTTTGCTGAAGGAGACAACATGAGCAATGAAGAAATGAAAGAAATTGCAAGCGAATTTATGCAGGAAATGGGGCTTGAAAATACGCAATACATGGTTGTAAAGCACAACGACAGCAAGCACCAACATTTACACATTGTCGCCAATCGGGTCAACTATGAAGGCAAAGCCATATCCGACAGCCACAGCAAACGAAAGACAGTTGACAGATGCGAAAAAATAGCTAAGAAACACGGATTGACGAACGCCAAAGAGCAAGGCAACCAACGCAAAGAAGCCATCAAGAAAACCATATACCAGGGCATCGACCAGGGGAAGGATTTAGCCGGCATCATGAAAGGCGTTGAAAAGTTGGGCTATACAGTCCAATACAACCAAGCGAAAACAGGGAAAATAAGCGGTGTAAGCTACAAAATGGAAGATAAAGGAATCATATTCAAGGCTTCTGAAATAGACCGAAACCTAAGTTACACTAAGCTTTTAAGGCACATTGAGGAACACAAAGAGCGAGAAAAAACCAAGCAGAAACAACAGGATAAATCCAAGAATATTAGTACAAAACGAAGTATTGACCAATCAAAAGGAATGAGCCGATGA